Proteins from one Syngnathus scovelli strain Florida chromosome 9, RoL_Ssco_1.2, whole genome shotgun sequence genomic window:
- the arid1aa gene encoding AT-rich interactive domain-containing protein 1A isoform X5, with protein sequence MAAQVASAATLNTSPPSELKKPDREPKEDTVSGEKQSEKKQPGLEGESPGRGDLQDGADAGNAGGGGEPEMKNGNGNPPRANNNNQNDTVGPEGNNHPGMVHHHNPAFPPPSYGYSQHYSRAPFHQHGGQQSPGMAAAAGPTVQPSNIVDPYQPNSHDFSNHQFNNYSPFPNRTPYPGQAYAMNSPRSSQAPTAGGQPAKQQAPAGGPTAMAGSYNNQRYNIGNPQPTSTPTLNKLLTSPSSTRAYSNYPSSDYTSQEGASKGAADMGASGQYGGSNPAWQQRSHHPSPMSPGSAGQPLARSQPPGSMDPMVKMRGQPYAASSPYNQQSQQGPPTGQQGPGYPGQSYGPPGPQRYPVGMQGRTPGAMGGMPYGPQMGSYGQQGPGGYASQGQGPYYGQPGQGPHPGQHQTPYSQPQPGQPGGQAPYPGQPHQPPPSAPHAQGGTPYQQPHIPPQSQVAPQGPAQPQPPYSQASAPQPGQSPYQGQGGQTPQQPGSQAPPGSQGQTNYPASSQPPLQPPSQQQSQTPQHTQGQSGAYPQNPQQQQQAQQSPYQRFPPAQQQDLSGSIDDLPTGTDGALSPGVSTPGVSSSQGEQSNPPFSPHTSPHLPGIRGPSPSPAGSPASASTPRTGPLSPANMPGNQMPPRPSSVQSDGSLHPGMSQSPLAPDRGFMQRNPQMPPYGSPQSASALSPRQSSGGQMHPGMSPYQQNNSMGGYGQQGGQYGPQGYPRQPSYGNMPNANYPGTGMGPMAGQGGGQPYAGMPPGRMPPNQMGARPYGPGMGPNMGPNMGNMPSQVSSAMCPPPGMNRKPQDPAAMQHPASNSLHNRMSGYPNMPPGMMGSGPPYGPPMNNMPGMMNTQGGSPYPMGPNMVNNSSGMAQSPEMNNKMNNKVDGSGTPKPEPKSKKSNSSTMTSEVITRLYELGPEPERKMWVDRYLAFIEEKAMGMTNLPAVGRKPLDLFRLYVSVKDIGGMTQVNKNKKWRDLATSLNVGTSSSAASSLKKQYIQCLYAFECKIERGEDPPPEIFTDNKKNQTAKVQPPSPASLCSTAGSGSLQGPQTPQSTSSSMAEGGDLKPPTPASTPHSQMPPMAPGSRSSVNVQDPFSDVSDPAYPRKNMTPNSAYQSGMGTPDMQGRMGPYEPNKDPFSNMRKVGEQFLPANQGPNSGAGDQQQQAPQQPQQQPPFNRGPPGAMGTMPMGPRQQYPYGPAYDRRPEPGMGPEGNIGSNAPQPNSMMPANADTGMYSPNRFPPQQPRLDSYGNQYPGQGTPPTGSYPNQQPGMYPHQQQGYKRPVEGGYPPSKRHESEYSGPFPGGQAPPQQQQQGGVPAPSSGQQEPYNQYSGSGPYPGSDRRPPGPGNQFPFPFGRERLQGAAGPNSQPALPPQMMQSGPEGPQGGMWQGPRDMNYQNYHSRQGGPGGPPQGPGYPGMNRSEEMMPSEQRMNHDGQWGGQVGPRQPPYGPAGPGQPMPRSVQSNYQPPQGVQNHIPQVSSPASLPRPMESRTSPSKSPYMHGVMKMQKAGPPVPAAHVVPTAAQSPLIRRDMPFPMGSIEASHPVLKPRRRLTMKDIGTPEAWRVMMSLKSGLLAESTWALDTINILLYDDGSISTFDLNTLPGLLELVVEYFRRCLIEIFGILREYEVGDPGQRTLLDPEVLKELADGLEEEEAHTEDIEAEDDDDADEEEHDAERPPHIKQEDEHKECSESREGDEKTGEEDRRDKGSSSDQTGSSPSSLVQNRPKQGSKFDKFPLKVVRKRDPFVSAHANNHGKLQEFDSGLRHWSAGGGDSTEHIQTHFEPRKDFLERRQRIPVPQSVLKRRIREEFLDYSSPTEEEKKNEDEDRSKATSSSGKATGSEDSPALTNEEENKSESKTMEQNHGENNRPIPSVVSVLTHQVNTILEDEPHSKDEGPLVSLANWQDSLARRCVCISNIIRSLSFVPGNDHEMSKHPGLLLLLGRLILLHHRHPERKQAPLTYEKDEDTEEGTGQRDEWWWDCLELLRENTLVTLANISGQLDVSVYPESICLPLLDGLLHWAVCPSAEAQDPFPTLGPHNALSPQRLVLETLSKLSIQDNNVDLILATPPFARMEKLYGNLVRLVGERKVAVCREMAVVLLANLAQGDTLAARAIAVQKGSVGNLLGFLEDSLAATQFQQSQSSFVHLQGMHFEPTSPDMMRRAARALHALAKVDENHSEFTLHESRLLDLSVSPLMNSLVSHVICDVLFLIGQS encoded by the exons ATGGCCGCTCAGGTCGCCAGCGCCGCCACTCTGAACACAAGCCCGCCTTCAGAACTCAAAAAGCCGGATCGAGAGCCCAAGGAAGACACGGTATCGGGAGAGAAGCAGTCGGAGAAAAAGCAGCCCGGCTTGGAAGGCGAATCGCCGGGCCGGGGGGATCTGCAGGACGGCGCCGACGCTGGAaatgcaggaggaggaggggagccTGAGATGAAGAACGGGAATGGGAACCCGCCCAGAGCTAACAATAATAACCAGAATGACACCGTCGGACCGGAGGGAAACAATCACCCGGGTATGGTGCACCATCACAACCCAGCTTTCCCTCCACCGTCGTACGGATACAGTCAGCACTACAGTCGGGCCCCTTTTCATCAACATGGCGGACAACAAAGCCCTGGCATGGCAGCTGCTGCGGGTCCGACCGTTCAGCCCAGCAACATCGTGGACCCTTACCAACCCAATTCGCATGACTTTTCCAACCACCAGTTTAACAACTACAGCCCGTTCCCCAACAGGACTCCGTATCCAGGCCAGGCGTACGCTATGAACTCGCCTCGTAGTAGTCAGGCGCCGACAGCTGGGGGGCAGCCAGCTAAGCAGCAAGCACCAGCGGGAGGACCCACAGCAATGGCTGGATCTTACAATAACCAGAGATATAACATCGGAAACCCGCAGCCGACATCCACACCGACGCTCAATAAGCTCCTGACGTCGCCGAGCTCCACACGGGCTTATTCCAACTACCCGTCTAGCGACTACACCAGCCAGGAGGGAGCTAGCAAGGGGGCAGCAGACATGGGCGCTAGCGGTCAGTATGGAGGCAGCAATCCGGCTTGGCAACAAAGAAGCCATCACCCGTCGCCTATGAGCCCGGGAAGCGCCGGGCAGCCGCTAGCTCGAAGCCAG CCGCCTGGTTCCATGGACCCAATGGTGAAAATGAGAGGGCAACCCTACGCTGCCAGTAGCCCCTACAATCAGCAGTCACAGCAAGGACCTCCCACCGGGCAGCAGGGTCCCGGATATCCTGGCCAGAGTTACGGCCCCCCAGGTCCTCAACGATACCCAGTCGGCATGCAAGGTCGAACTCCCGGAGCTATGGGTGGCATGCCGTATGGTCCACAG ATGGGATCCTATGGCCAGCAGGGACCAGGAGGATACGCTTCACAGGGCCAGGGCCCGTATTACGGCCAACCTGGGCAGGGTCCCCACCCAGGTCAGCATCAAACACCCTACTCTCAGCCCCAACCTGGACAACCAGGAGGTCAAGCACCTTACCCGGGGCAACCCCACCAGCCGCCCCCCTCGGCACCGCACGCCCAAGGAGGAACCCCTTATCAGCAGCCTCATATTCCCCCACAATCCCAAGTTGCACCTCAAGGCCCCGCGCAGCCTCAGCCGCCGTATTCCCAAGCGTCGGCACCACAGCCAGGCCAGTCTCCGTACCAGGGACAAGGCGGTCAGACTCCCCAGCAGCCGGGCTCCCAGGCTCCCCCGGGATCACAAGGACAGACCAACTATCCGGCGTCGTCGCAGCCGCCTCTGCAGCCCCCTTCGCAACAGCAATCGCAGACACCCCAGCACACACAGGGCCAGTCTGGAGCATACCCGCAGAaccctcagcagcagcagcaagcacAGCAGTCACCTTATCAACGCTTTCCTCCTGCACAACAACAG GACCTGTCGGGTTCCATTGACGACCTGCCTACTGGTACAGATGGTGCCCTGAGTCCCGGAGTGAGCACGCCGGGTGTTTCCAGCAGCCAGGGCGAGCAGAGCAACCCGCCCTTCTCACCTCACACGTCCCCCCACCTGCCGGGCATCCGGGGACCATCGCCTTCCCCGGCCGGCTCCCCGGCCAGTGCCAGTACTCCTCGCACTGGACCGCTGTCACCTGCCAACATGCCAG GCAACCAGATGCCTCCAAGACCATCAAGTGTGCAGTCAGATGGTAGCCTTCACCCTGGCATGAGCCAGTCTCCTCTGGCTCCAGACCGAG GGTTTATGCAGAGAAACCCTCAGATGCCCCCTTATGGTTCCCCACAGTCAGCCTCTGCTTTGTCGCCTCGCCAGTCCTCAGGGGGACAAATGCATCCTGGGATGAGTCCATATCAACAAAATAACTCCATGGGTGGATATGGACAACAGGGGGGACAATATGGGCCCCAGG GTTATCCTCGGCAACCCAGCTATGGTAACATGCCAAATGCCAACTACCCTGGGACGGGTATGGGTCCAATGGCTGGGCAAGGTGGGGGACAACCATACGCCGGCATGCCCCCAGGAAGGATGCCGCCAAATCAAATGGGAGCGCGTCCGTACGGCCCCGGCATGGGGCCCAACATGGGGCCCAACATGGGCAACATGCCATCCCAGGTTAGCTCGGCGATGTGCCCACCTCCTGGTATGAACAGAAAGCCCCAGGATCCTGCAGCCATGCAGCACCCCGCCTCTAACTCGTTGCACAACAG GATGTCTGGTTATCCTAACATGCCACCAGGCATGATGGGCTCTGGTCCCCCATATGGTCCTCCTATGAACAACATGCCTGGAATGATGAACACCCAAGGTGGATCCCCCTACCCCATGGGGCCAAACATGGTCAACAACTCAAGTG GAATGGCTCAGAGTCCAGAGATgaacaataaaatgaataacaAAGTTGATGGAAGTGGAACCCCCAAGCCAGAGCCCAAATCAAAG AAATCAAATTCCTCTACGATGACCAGTGAAGTTATAACGCGTCTATACGAGTTAGGACCGGAACCTGAACGAAAGATGTGGGTGGATCGTTATTTGGCGTTCATTGAGGAGAAAGCCATGGGCATGACCAACCTGCCTGCCGTGGGACGCAAGCCCCTTGACCTCTTCCGGCTATATGTATCGGTAAAAGATATCGGAGGCATGACACAG gtgaataaaaacaagaaatggCGAGATTTGGCCACATCCTTAAATGTGGGTACATCGAGCAGTGCTGCCAGTTCTTTGAAGAAACAATACATCCAGTGCTTGTATGCCTTTGAGTGTAAAATCGAACGTGGCGAAGATCCTCCTCCTGAGATTTTTACAGACAACAAGAAGAACCAAACCGCAAAGGTCCAGCCGCCCTCGCCAG CGTCCCTCTGCTCCACAGCTGGGTCGGGCTCTCTGCAGGGCCCTCAGACTCCCCAGTCGACCAGCAGTTCCATGGCTGAGGGTGGAGACTTAAAACCTCCAACCCCAGCCTCCACTCCTCATAGCCAGATGCCCCCCATGGCACCTGGTTCCAG AAGCAGTGTTAACGTTCAGGACCCCTTTTCCGATGTAAGCGACCCCGCTTACCCACGTAAAAACATGACACCCAACTCTGCCTACCAGTCTGGCATGGGCACCCCAGACATGCAGGGGCGCATGGGTCCCTACGAACCCAACAAGGACCCCTTTAGCAACATGAGGAAAG TCGGGGAGCAGTTTCTTCCCGCTAACCAGGGCCCGAACAGCGGGGCGGGTGACCAGCAGCAGCAAGCGCCACAacagccgcagcagcagccACCATTCAATCGAGGACCACCCGGGGCCATGGGCACCATGCCAATGGGGCCCAGACAACAATATCCTTATGGACCAGCCTATGACAGGAG ACCTGAGCCAGGAATGGGTCCAGAAGGCAACATAGGATCTAATGCTCCTCAGCCAAACTCTATGATGCCTGCCAATGCCGACACTGGGATGTATTCGCCAAATCGCTTCCCACCACAGCAACCACG ACTTGATTCCTATGGTAATCAGTATCCTGGACAGGGAACGCCCCCTACTGGCTCCTACCCTAATCAGCAGCCTGGAATGTACCCACATCAACAGCAG GGCTACAAACGTCCTGTGGAAGGAGGCTACCCTCCTTCGAAACGTCACGAGTCCGAGTATAGTGGGCCTTTCCCAGGGGGGCAAGCaccaccacagcaacaacagcaaGGCGGCGTCCCGGCACCCTCGTCGGGACAGCAAGAGCCGTACAATCAATACAGCGGCAGCGGACCTTACCCGGGCTCTGACCGCCGTCCACCTGGGCCAGGCAATCAGTTCCCATTTCCCTTTGGACGCGAGCGGTTGCAGGGAGCTGCGGGGCCCAATTCTCAGCCCGCCTTGCCCCCTCAGATGATGCAGTCAGGCCCTGAAGGTCCTCAAGGCGGCATGTGGCAGGGGCCGCGAGATATGAACTATCAGAACTACCATAGCAGGCAGGGTGGACCCGGGGGTCCGCCACAAGGACCGGGTTACCCTGGCATGAACCGCTCTGAAGAGATGATGCCATCAGAACAGCGTATGAATCATGACGGCCAGTGGGGTGGTCAGGTGGGCCCGCGGCAACCTCCTTACGGTCCGGCGGGGCCAGGTCAACCGATGCCTCGTTCTGTGCAATCCAACTACCAGCCCCCTCAAGGCGTGCAGAACCACATTCCGCAAGTTTCCAGCCCAGCCTCCCTGCCCCGCCCTATGGAGAGCAGAACATCGCCAAGTAAATCGCCCTACATGCACGGAGTGATGAAAATGCAAAAGGCCGGCCCTCCCGTGCCGGCGGCACACGTCGTTCCCACCGCGGCCCAGTCGCCTTTAATAAGACGAGACATGCCGTTCCCAATGGGCTCCATCGAAGCGTCCCATCCTGTTCTGAAACCACGTCGCAGACTCACCATGAAAGATATCG GAACTCCAGAAGCCTGGCGAGTCATGATGTCATTAAAGTCCGGTCTATTGGCTGAAAGTACCTGGGCTTTAGATACAATCAACATTCTCCTTTATGATGACGGCAGTATTTCTACTTTTGATCTCAATAcg TTGCCCGGCCTACTGGAGTTGGTGGTTGAGTATTTCAGACGTTGCCTCATTGAGATCTTTGGAATCCTGCGGGAATATGAGGTGGGGGACCCCGGCCAGAGGACGCTACTCGATCCCGAGGTTTTGAAAGAACTCGCGGACGGCTtagaagaagaggaagcgcaTACGGAAGATATCGAAGCGGAGGATGACGACGATGCGGACGAGGAGGAGCACGATGCGGAAAGGCCGCCTCATATAAAACAGGAGGACGAGCATAAGGAATGTTCGGAGTCACGAGAAGGAGACGAGAAGACCGGCGAAGAGGACAGACGAGACAAGGGGTCGTCATCCGATCAAACCGGCTCGTCGCCGTCTTCGTTGGTCCAGAACAGACCCAAACAGGGTAGCAAGTTTGATAAGTTTCCTCTGAAGGTGGTACGAAAGCGAGATCCGTTTGTTTCTGCACACGCCAACAATCACGGCAAACTGCAAGAGTTTGACAGCGGATTGCGCCACTGGAGCGCCGGAGGGGGAGACTCCACGGAGCACATTCAGACACACTTCGAACCCCGTAAAGACTTCTTGGAGCGCCGACAACGAATACCCGTGCCCCAAAGCGTGCTGAAAAGGCGAATCCGTGAAGAGTTCCTCGACTATAGTTCGCCAACagaagaggagaagaagaatGAGGATGAAGACAGGTCAAAGGCGACATCCTCCTCAGGGAAAGCGACCGGCTCGGAGGACAGCCCCGCCCTCACGAACGAAGAGGAGAACAAATCGGAGTCTAAAACGATGGAGCAAAATCACGGGGAGAATAACAGACCCATTCCGTCGGTCGTTAGTGTTTTAACGCATCAGGTCAACACAATCCTGGAGGATGAACCTCACAGTAAAGATGAAGGGCCACTCGTCTCGCTAGCCAACTGGCAGGATTCCTTAGCTCGCCGCTGCGTTTGCATCTCCAACATCATTCGCAGCCTCTCTTTTGTTCCAGGGAATGACCACGAGATGTCCAAACATCCCGGGCTACTGCTGCTACTGGGCCGCCTCATACTGCTCCACCACCGGCACCCTGAACGCAAACAGGCCCCGCTCACTTACGAGAAAGATGAGGATACAGAAGAGGGCACGGGCCAGAGGgatgaatggtggtgggactgcTTGGAGCTCCTGAGAGAAAACACGCTGGTCACATTGGCAAACATCTCAGGCCAGTTAGACGTATCCGTCTACCCTGAGAGCATCTGCCTGCCTCTGTTGGATGGCCTTCTCCACTGGGCTGTCTGCCCTTCAGCGGAAGCCCAGGACCCCTTCCCCACCTTGGGCCCACACAACGCTTTGTCCCCTCAGAGACTGGTCCTGGAGACGCTGAGCAAGCTGAGCATCCAAGACAACAACGTGGACCTCATCCTGGCCACCCCGCCGTTCGCTCGAATGGAGAAGCTCTACGGGAATCTCGTGCGACTGGTCGGAGAGAGGAAGGTGGCCGTCTGCAGGGAGATGGCCGTGGTTCTTCTGGCCAACCTGGCCCAGGGTGATACCTTAGCAGCTCGGGCCATCGCCGTTCAGAAAGGCAGTGTGGGCAACTTGCTGGGCTTCCTGGAGGATAGTCTGGCGGCCACCCAGTTCCAGCAAAGCCAGAGTTCTTTTGTACACCTCCAGGGGATGCACTTCGAGCCCACCAGCCCGGACATGATGAGGCGGGCCGCCCGGgcgctgcacgcgttagccaagGTGGATGAGAACCACTCAGAGTTCACACTACACGAGTCCCGGCTCCTCGACCTTTCGGTGTCCCCCCTCATGAACTCGCTGGTCTCTCATGTTATCTGTGATGTACTCTTTTTGATCGGCCAGTCCTGA